One window from the genome of Nicotiana tomentosiformis chromosome 5, ASM39032v3, whole genome shotgun sequence encodes:
- the LOC138893096 gene encoding uncharacterized protein: protein MEVIRKNFIAQTELRGGVKIAHFNARTVYIDLDNEYDHSTVWTKQYMYIRGHMMKLEALNPVFKPNKDSPIVPIWIVIPELPWHLYYMEILTHLLSPVGKAMFLDLASFQKIRGSVVKVKIQIDLTKERPSHVWLGYDENVYGDGQWLEIQYDNVPEYCIYCRHQGHSIHVCPVKKADDEVQRKKEEVAAASSDPQPSRSINDTYHVGAARQQQIKAPKGTPNIQGKDQNKNQNANESQNNEEHQSSGAAPSKDEWQTQKRKNFKGNSQTNKKQRQVYMPKQNAVQPNNASTQLNTATLQPVTQHHVPNPLNPHVGSSVVEVNGGNEVCQEKPTDRQEEVPKGVGIPHVLHECAFAQFTDHRLDPVAPATTDQTPVNHVTKHIVTDVNEEQYETINSEDDQTASHNDQLRSLLKEKEKLMQAEISIFKLLNPKTSPTKRKERLGGDKM, encoded by the exons ATGGAAGTAATTAGAAAAAATTTTATTGCTCAGACTGAACTCAGGGGTGGAGTCAAGATTGCTCACTTCAATGCTAGGACTGTGTACATAGACCTAGATAATGAGTATGATCATTCAACAGTGTGGACCAAACAATACATGTATATACGAGGCCACATGATGAAATTGGAAGCATTGAATCCTGTTTTTAAGCCTAATAAAGACTCACCTATTGTTCCTATTTGGATTGTCATCCCTGAGTTGCCTTGGCATCTTTACTACATGGAAATACTCACTCATTTACTGTCTCCAGTTGGTAAAGCCATGTTCCTGGACTTAGCTTCATTTCAAAAAATAAGAGGCAGTGTTGTCAAGGTAAAAATACAGATAGACCTCACCAAAGAAAGGCCTTCCCATGTATGGCTTGGATATGATGAAAATGTCTATGGAGATGGTCAATGGCTTGAGATCCAGTATGACAATGTCCCTGAGTACTGCATATATTGTAGACACCAGGGACATTCTATTCATGTTTGTCCAGTGAAGAAAGCAGATGATGAAGTACAGAGAAAAAAGGAAGAAGTTGCAGCTGCTTCCAGTGACCCACAACCTTCAAGGAGCATCAATGACACATACCATGTAGGAGCAGCAAGACAACAACAAATAAAGGCACCTAAGGGCACACCAAACATCCAAGGGAAAGACCAAAACAAAAACCAAAATGCCAATGAATCACAAAACAATGAAGAACACCAAAGTTCAGGAGCTGCTCCTTCAAAAGATGAATGGCAAACACAAAAAAGGAAAAACTTCAAAGGCAACTCACAAACAAACAAAAAGCAACGACAAGTCTACATGCCAAAGCAAAATGCAGTTCAACCTAACAATGCATCCACACAATTGAATACTGCAACTCTCCAGCCAG TTACTCAACATCATGTTCCCAATCCTCTCAACCCCCATGTTGGTTCTTCTGTTGTTGAAGTTAATGGAGGAAATGAGGTTTGCCAGGAGAAACCTACAGATAGGCAGGAAGAGGTTCCAAAAGGGGTGGgaattcctcatgttttgcatgagTGTGCCTTTGCACAATTTACAGACCATAGGTTGGACCCTGTTGCCCCTGCTACCACTGATCAAACACCAGTCAATCACGTAACCAAACACATAGTTACAGATGTGAATGAAGAGCAATATGAGACTATCAACTCAGAGGATGACCAAACTGCCTCCCATAATGATCAACTGAGGAGCCTtttaaaggaaaaggaaaagctCATGCAAGCTGAGATTTCAATCTTCAAGCTCCTTAATCCAAAAACAAGCCCaaccaaaagaaaagaaaggctAGGAGGAGACAAAATGTAG
- the LOC138893095 gene encoding uncharacterized protein gives MTACLTCFVVMIGGVNWIGAISTSCLALNLQRWLELLKDYDITILYHLGKANVVVDALSRKVESLGTLAYLLVAERPLALDVQALTNQFVRLDVSEPSRVLACMVSQSSLYDRIRERQYDYPHLLVLKDTVQYDDAKEVTIGDDDVLRMQDSLCVPNVDGLRELIL, from the exons ATGACAGCATGCTTAACTTGTTTTGTTGTAATGATTGGTGGAGTGAACTGGATTGGGGCAATTTCAACTTCATGTCTAGCTCTCAATCTG cagaggtggttggagttgcttaaggattatgatattaccattctttatcatcttgggaaggccaatgtagtggtcgatgccttgagtcgtaaggtagAAAGTTTGGGCACCTTAGCATATTtactggtagcagagaggcctttggccttggatgttcaggccttgaccaaccagtttgttagattggatgtttccgagccgagtcgagttttggcttgcatggtttctcagtcttctctttatgatcgtatcagggaacgccaATATGAttacccccatctgcttgtccttaaggatacagttcagtacgatgatgccaaggaagtcactattggagatgacgatgtattgcGGATGCAGGACAgtctatgtgtgcctaatgtggatggcttgcgtgagttgattctctag